From a region of the Butyrivibrio sp. AE3004 genome:
- a CDS encoding N-6 DNA methylase: MLDRTELKKINKKVVSEIGWNISNYIRGMAPADPLLYYVLVYSAYLAQVNNIEDKEELISFIETKISEQRAMFIKELARENLGIAIKIAKAFSENDLLAYLYVLPRENAGRDGGVYETPESISKLALKILDIKEDDRVADFGSGLGDFITLAAENAEQKALYGVERHTYICEASRIRTELFAPNAEIELGDMFSIREDRKFDKIFSNYPFGLRLIHLQTGTEYIDELHKRMPEIKKATSSDWIFNSLIFDHLSDKGRAVAIMTNGSTWNSIDQKIREFFIRNGLIEAVIALPAKIFEHTAIATTMIVISKGNKTVKMVDATSLCEQGRRQNIISDSDIDNIVRLLNEDGSETITVNLSTFQENDFVLNPSRYLEKTISIEDGVEFGSLMKRITRGAPLRASELDALVSEEPTDVQYLMLANIQNGMISEDLPFLKEVDSKLDKYCIGHRNLLLSKNGAPFKVAVAEIEEGRKILGNGNLFIIELDEEKVNPYFIKAFLDSEVGASVLKSITVGATIPNISAESLKKLIVPLPSMEKQNEIANLYQAKQDEIKVLQLKIQKAQNELRGIFGEVD, from the coding sequence ATGCTAGATAGAACAGAATTGAAGAAAATAAATAAGAAGGTAGTAAGTGAGATTGGTTGGAATATATCAAACTATATTAGAGGTATGGCTCCTGCCGATCCATTGCTATATTATGTCCTGGTATACTCTGCATACCTAGCTCAAGTGAATAACATAGAGGATAAAGAAGAATTGATTTCATTCATTGAAACCAAAATATCAGAACAAAGAGCTATGTTTATAAAAGAGTTAGCTCGAGAGAATCTTGGAATCGCTATCAAGATAGCAAAGGCTTTCAGTGAAAATGATCTTTTGGCGTATCTGTATGTATTACCTAGAGAGAATGCTGGAAGAGATGGGGGAGTCTATGAGACCCCTGAGTCTATTTCAAAACTGGCTCTGAAAATACTTGATATTAAAGAAGATGATAGAGTTGCAGATTTTGGAAGTGGCTTAGGTGATTTTATTACTTTAGCTGCCGAAAATGCAGAACAAAAAGCTTTATATGGAGTTGAACGTCATACATATATTTGTGAAGCTTCAAGAATAAGAACGGAGTTATTTGCACCAAATGCCGAAATTGAATTGGGGGATATGTTTTCAATCCGTGAAGATAGGAAGTTTGATAAGATCTTTTCGAATTATCCTTTTGGATTGAGACTAATTCATCTTCAGACAGGCACTGAGTATATTGATGAGCTTCATAAAAGGATGCCTGAGATAAAGAAAGCAACATCATCAGACTGGATTTTCAACTCACTTATATTTGATCACTTGTCTGACAAGGGTAGAGCAGTAGCTATTATGACTAATGGAAGCACTTGGAACAGCATTGACCAGAAAATCAGAGAGTTCTTCATTAGAAATGGGCTTATAGAGGCGGTTATTGCGCTTCCTGCAAAGATTTTTGAGCACACTGCAATAGCAACTACAATGATAGTAATAAGTAAGGGTAACAAAACTGTAAAGATGGTTGATGCTACCAGTTTGTGCGAACAGGGAAGAAGACAAAACATCATTAGTGATTCAGATATTGATAATATCGTTAGACTACTGAATGAAGATGGTAGCGAAACTATAACTGTGAATCTTAGCACTTTCCAGGAGAATGATTTTGTTCTAAATCCTTCACGATATTTAGAAAAAACAATTTCTATCGAGGATGGAGTTGAGTTTGGTAGCTTGATGAAGCGAATCACAAGAGGTGCTCCTTTACGAGCTAGTGAGCTTGATGCATTAGTATCAGAAGAACCGACTGACGTTCAATACTTGATGTTAGCAAACATCCAGAATGGAATGATTTCAGAGGATCTACCTTTCCTTAAGGAGGTCGATTCGAAGCTTGATAAATACTGCATTGGTCATAGAAATTTATTACTTTCCAAGAATGGTGCACCTTTTAAGGTTGCAGTTGCTGAAATAGAGGAAGGAAGAAAAATATTAGGAAATGGCAATTTATTCATCATTGAGCTAGATGAGGAGAAGGTTAATCCATATTTCATAAAAGCTTTTTTAGATAGTGAGGTAGGTGCATCAGTGCTTAAATCTATAACTGTAGGCGCTACCATTCCCAATATTTCAGCTGAATCTTTAAAGAAACTGATTGTCCCGTTACCTTCAATGGAAAAACAGAATGAAATTGCCAATCTTTATCAAGCAAAACAGGATGAAATAAAAGTTCTTCAATTAAAGATCCAGAAAGCGCAAAACGAGTTGAGAGGTATTTTCGGGGAGGTGGATTAA